The following proteins are co-located in the Vigna angularis cultivar LongXiaoDou No.4 chromosome 2, ASM1680809v1, whole genome shotgun sequence genome:
- the LOC108328369 gene encoding PAN domain-containing protein At5g03700 — MLFSLMKFFPFLLLLPVFFFDYAFSESGVVGVGVGYQLMVAVPAEYEMDFKGRAFLVETNQTAPNFRVALSIEAINGKYSCSLEVFLGNVKVWDSGHYSRFYITEKCLLELTMDGDLRLKGPKDRVGWKTGTSGQGVKRLQILRSGNLVLVDAGNNIKWQSFNFPTDVMLWGQQLDIATRLTSSQSNSSLFYYSFEIEDKKVAMYLNYGKLRYSYWGFQPSMNRSITYVKLSSRGLVLFDVKYKKIAQIPSKGVQPLRFLALNNDTGNFGLYYYSPEKGKFEASFQALNSTCDLPISCRPYGVCTFSNSCYCIQLLTNENKGGADCSGQISGGFCNGKEAEMLELDNISSVLKNVTKMVNISKKECADLCLQDCKCAAALYFGNASTDTAECYLYRLVLGLKQVDKGTGFSYMIKVPKGTGKNHERHNVKRWVLVVAGGVDGFIILLIVGGFGYWLVRRRTHTLHSQTSTT, encoded by the exons ATGCTGTTTTCACTCATGAAGTTTTTCCCTTTCCTTCTTCTCCTCCCTGTTTTCTTCTTCGATTATGCCTTTTCTGAGTCTGGTGttgttggtgttggtgttggcTACCAACTCATGGTGGCAGTTCCTGCGGAGTATGAAATGGACTTCAAAGGGAGGGCTTTTCTCGTGGAGACCAATCAGACAGCACCAAATTTCAGAGTAGCATTGAGCATTGAGGCCATCAATGGGAAATACTCATGCTCATTGGAAGTTTTCCTTGGGAATGTGAAAGTTTGGGATTCTGGCCATTACTCCAGGTTTTACATCACTGAGAAATGCTTGCTAGAGCTCACTATGGATGGAGATTTAAGGCTGAAAGGTCCAAAAGACAGAGTGGGATGGAAGACCGGGACTTCTGGACAGGGGGTCAAG AGATTGCAGATACTGAGATCAGGCAACCTAGTGCTTGTAGATGCAGGGAACAATATAAAGTGGCAAAGTTTCAATTTTCCAACGGATGTTATGCTCTGGGGTCAGCAACTTGATATAGCAACTCGATTAACATCTTCCCAAAGCAACTCAAGTTTGTTCTACTACTCTTTTGAAATTGAGGACAAGAAGGTTGCTATGTATTTGAACTATGGTAAATTGAGGTATTCCTACTGGGGTTTTCAGCCTTCCATGAATAGAAGTATTACATATGTTAAGCTGAGTTCAAGAGGGCTGGTGTTGTTTGATGTCAAGTACAAGAAAATAGCACAGATTCCATCAAAAGGGGTTCAACCGCTAAGATTTCTAGCACTGAACAATGATACAGGAAACTTTGGACTCTATTACTATTCACCTGAGAAAGGTAAGTTTGAGGCATCTTTTCAAGCACTCAACAGCACATGTGATCTTCCAATTTCTTGTAGACCTTATGGGGTATGTACATTCTCCAATTCCTGTTATTGTATTCAGCTTTTGACAAATGAAAACAAGGGTGGTGCTGATTGCAGTGGGCAAATTTCAGGAGGGTTTTGCAATGGCAAGGAGGCAGAAATGCTAGAACTTGATAACATAAGTAGTGTGCTTAAAAATGTAACTAAAATGGTCAATATTAGCAAAAAAGAATGTGCAGATTTGTGCTTACAGGACTGTAAATGTGCTGCTGCTTTATATTTTGGAAACGCAAGCACAGATACAGCAGAATGTTATCTTTACAGACTAGTGCTGGGTCTGAAACAAGTAGATAAAGGCACTGGATTTAGCTACATGATTAAGGTCCCAAAGGGAACTGGTAAAAATCATGAGAGGCATAACGTGAAAAGATGGGTGTTGGTTGTGGCTGGAGGGGTTGATGGATTCATTATTCTACTTATTGTTGGAGGGTTTGGTTACTGGTTAGTTAGAAGAAGAACTCATACCTTGCATTCTCAGACCAGCACTACGTAG